The Nitratidesulfovibrio sp. SRB-5 genome includes a window with the following:
- a CDS encoding rhomboid family intramembrane serine protease encodes MFPLRDTIPRVHTPWAVWCILAANLAIFLWQQTLTPGETLRLFHFMGVVPARFAHPDWALTSGYPPGGFIAFVAHMFLHGGWGHFLVNMWTLWIFGDNIEDVMGPVRFTIFYLTCGLAALLTHMVFSASSTVPVVGASGAIAGVLGGYFLLYPHARVTTLVPLLFIPLIFDLPAVVYLGIWFVTQLLSGLSSLGSDGAGIAWWAHLGGFVAGFVLLPLFRQKGRCYYCHFPEGRGRGVIRAPHDPEA; translated from the coding sequence ATGTTCCCCCTGCGCGACACCATTCCCCGCGTGCACACCCCCTGGGCGGTGTGGTGCATTCTTGCCGCCAACCTGGCCATATTCCTGTGGCAACAGACGCTGACGCCCGGCGAAACCCTGCGCCTGTTCCACTTCATGGGGGTGGTGCCCGCCCGCTTCGCCCACCCGGACTGGGCGCTGACCTCCGGCTACCCGCCGGGGGGTTTCATCGCCTTTGTCGCGCACATGTTCCTGCACGGCGGCTGGGGCCACTTTCTGGTGAACATGTGGACGCTGTGGATCTTCGGCGACAACATCGAAGACGTCATGGGGCCGGTGCGCTTCACGATATTCTACCTGACCTGCGGGCTGGCGGCGCTGCTGACGCACATGGTCTTTTCCGCCTCGTCCACGGTGCCGGTGGTTGGGGCGTCCGGGGCCATCGCCGGGGTGCTGGGCGGGTACTTCCTGCTGTATCCGCACGCGCGGGTCACCACGCTGGTGCCGCTGCTGTTCATCCCGCTGATCTTCGACCTGCCCGCCGTGGTCTACCTGGGCATCTGGTTCGTCACGCAGCTGCTGTCGGGTCTGTCATCCCTGGGCAGCGACGGCGCGGGCATCGCCTGGTGGGCGCACCTGGGCGGCTTCGTGGCCGGGTTCGTGCTGCTGCCGCTGTTCCGCCAGAAGGGGCGCTGCTACTACTGCCATTTTCCGGAGGGCCGGGGCCGGGGCGTCATCCGGGCGCCGCACGATCCCGAGGCATAG
- the trpB gene encoding tryptophan synthase subunit beta, with translation MSIIPRMFPAGVTYGATLPTDGGCACAAAARAASLATPPAPPAADGLFGPYGGQYVPEHIKPVLDELAATFERYHADPDFLAELEYYLTRYSGRQTPLFLCANLTARLGGAKIYLKREDLNHLGAHKVNNTIGQILLAKRMGKKKVIAETGAGQHGVATAATAALMGMQCTIHMGAEDMERQKLNVFRMRMMGAEVVPAMSGQRTLKEAVDEALAAWLGDAENTFYLLGSAVGPHPYPRIVRHFQSVIGREARAQMLEAEGRLPDCAVACVGGGSNAIGLFAEFIPDAGVRLIGVEPAGRGLTYGDHAATLCMGSPGVMHGFHSYMLKDEAGEPAAVYSISAGLDYPGVGPEHSHLKDIGRAEYASVTDAEALDAFFILSRTEGIIPALESSHALAHAMKLAPALGRDAIILVNLSGRGDKDVAQVEEMVSAGLVVPPKL, from the coding sequence ATGTCCATCATTCCCCGCATGTTCCCCGCCGGTGTCACCTACGGCGCCACCCTGCCCACCGATGGCGGCTGCGCCTGCGCCGCCGCAGCCCGCGCGGCCAGCCTGGCCACGCCTCCCGCGCCGCCCGCTGCTGATGGTTTGTTCGGCCCCTACGGCGGGCAGTACGTGCCGGAGCACATCAAGCCCGTGCTCGACGAACTGGCCGCCACCTTCGAACGCTACCACGCCGACCCGGACTTTCTGGCCGAGCTGGAATACTACCTGACCCGCTATTCCGGTCGCCAGACGCCGCTGTTCCTGTGCGCCAACCTTACCGCGCGTCTTGGCGGGGCCAAGATCTACCTCAAGCGCGAAGACCTGAACCACCTTGGCGCGCACAAGGTGAACAACACCATCGGGCAGATCCTGCTGGCCAAGCGCATGGGCAAGAAGAAGGTCATCGCGGAGACGGGCGCGGGCCAGCACGGCGTGGCCACCGCCGCCACCGCCGCGCTCATGGGCATGCAGTGCACCATCCACATGGGCGCGGAAGACATGGAGCGCCAGAAACTGAACGTGTTCCGCATGCGCATGATGGGCGCGGAAGTGGTGCCCGCCATGAGCGGCCAGCGCACCCTGAAGGAAGCCGTGGACGAGGCCCTGGCCGCCTGGCTGGGCGATGCCGAAAACACCTTCTACCTGCTGGGTTCCGCCGTGGGGCCGCACCCGTACCCGCGCATCGTGCGGCACTTCCAGTCGGTGATCGGGCGCGAGGCGCGCGCCCAGATGCTGGAGGCCGAAGGCCGCCTGCCCGACTGCGCCGTGGCCTGCGTGGGCGGTGGCTCCAACGCCATCGGCCTGTTTGCGGAATTCATCCCGGATGCAGGCGTGCGGCTCATCGGCGTGGAGCCTGCCGGGCGCGGCCTGACCTACGGCGACCACGCGGCCACCCTGTGCATGGGCTCGCCGGGGGTCATGCACGGGTTCCATTCGTACATGCTGAAGGACGAGGCGGGCGAACCCGCCGCCGTGTATTCCATATCCGCCGGGCTGGACTACCCCGGCGTGGGGCCGGAACACAGCCACCTCAAGGACATTGGCCGCGCCGAGTACGCCAGCGTGACCGACGCCGAGGCCCTGGACGCCTTCTTCATCCTGTCCCGCACGGAAGGCATCATCCCCGCGCTGGAATCGTCCCACGCGCTGGCCCACGCCATGAAGTTGGCCCCCGCCCTGGGCAGGGACGCCATCATCCTGGTGAACCTGTCCGGCCGGGGGGACAAGGACGTGGCGCAGGTGGAGGAAATGGTCAGCGCCGGGCTGGTTGTCCCGCCGAAGCTGTAA
- a CDS encoding DUF3626 domain-containing protein, with the protein MSQIGNLPPTGPQVSATGGAAVGKIGEHTVQLAGQPPLRLDKIKGNSLPFQGFTTATRIERAEAGMQANASSALHALTRPGGGLKPADLLGGLKSFQTSLGRFAGLNRLAPAQAEPVGLAQMTRAVQGLSNADLTAVYQTFQSPQMALLKEALQAEVRANPANGDARAALSNLFDMEAVVLKDVSERILSVMDLADTPDADAALRQGHRFGERVHEGPDAHARDISPRNMKTLVETTAQSATQAEHSHAVTTSMLADRRITAPDGAPLDPRALGDILRGSELTMNIDPTHFFGAEGQVLGDTTWSNAFHLADRGIMPRGAHYLAFRDEIEKSVFPELSGQPARANERPLYAALNVAGVRNGAAANYGSCVFVLRPETAQRATYTVDDTFVTVPMQFGAQRTAALNAQLDALREGALPGLPADAAAELRNPESQLRRDLSAALARVPEGAQMTLKQFEALVAQAGVRGEMGAIGNDWVRPMLVRALADADAQRARTATFDTLENLLPHLGNVDGTSLMHAAATGRNTLALQGRYIEAQLQGTFIPGRDVAEIRMDVGDLLDWRAHTVDAAKVANLVEFASAHDIKLTFMDFTDVGAARGWQQQAVAQLRGMGVPFLSQADIDASRDRSVERQQLAQSTAFGTSHQSVAELRTAAAALLDGNAEEFNARLLSLLPPGTDLAEVPLAGAALDRVKSRFRENVERAISTADAEGRGVNMEAVLSDAIRAAAERPITQKAALLRDMASLHFDNEAQRAAFRSWVVSARALTNPLEMRMIHANAMAQVARMERLGPNPPLDALVREFATGVGNLGVSIDAFRAQTNPEEFGPDDVFTEFNRTAFMAATLLHASNPALAGSMLEALESPAARNLRGVCFKLHDPANDPLFPSDGLSTARFLGDFMNYTATGLAQQLDRPKPQQPGFAAPLDYVPPTVRGALAGAIPGLGAALDTHFPAKAPRTIAPFPAPTTPGGLTAATQAQRRGFFTGMLERYRHHEETFDGDVGVHGMGHACRGFIFANVMANIMRERGVPVDKNAVLCGIAAHDSGRESNGSDVYETQSADIGMQAMRTAFGVESFGEAFETQYRLQIDDPDHRDQHRPLTAEALLMQSADSLDISRTQDFDPARFPFLREPVTLPDGRILPQDDRLREQLAHEAALLQRLTDPAVYARPLMHDLMRQMAEAPDPSIPAGQLGEVKAAVRQDLAELRTLDNDAYLARVEDALRTHAHEMPLLSRYYFQAD; encoded by the coding sequence ATGTCACAGATAGGCAACCTTCCCCCGACCGGTCCGCAGGTTTCCGCCACTGGCGGCGCAGCTGTCGGCAAGATCGGCGAACATACCGTGCAGCTTGCGGGGCAGCCGCCGCTGCGGCTGGACAAGATCAAGGGGAACTCCCTACCCTTCCAGGGGTTCACCACCGCCACCCGCATCGAACGGGCCGAGGCGGGCATGCAGGCCAACGCGTCCTCCGCGCTGCACGCGCTGACCCGCCCCGGCGGCGGCCTGAAACCCGCCGACCTGCTGGGCGGGCTGAAGTCCTTCCAGACCAGCCTTGGCCGGTTCGCGGGGCTGAACCGCCTTGCCCCCGCCCAGGCGGAGCCCGTGGGCCTTGCCCAGATGACCCGCGCCGTGCAGGGGCTTTCCAATGCAGACCTCACCGCCGTGTACCAGACGTTCCAGTCGCCCCAGATGGCCCTGCTGAAGGAAGCCCTGCAGGCCGAGGTGCGGGCCAACCCCGCCAACGGCGACGCGCGCGCCGCGCTTTCCAACCTGTTCGACATGGAAGCCGTGGTGCTGAAGGACGTGAGCGAACGCATCCTGTCCGTGATGGACCTAGCGGATACGCCCGACGCCGACGCCGCCCTGCGCCAGGGGCACCGCTTTGGCGAACGGGTGCACGAAGGGCCAGATGCCCATGCCCGCGACATTTCGCCCCGCAACATGAAGACTCTGGTGGAAACCACGGCCCAGTCCGCCACGCAGGCAGAGCACTCCCACGCTGTCACCACCTCCATGCTGGCCGACAGGCGCATCACCGCCCCCGACGGCGCGCCGCTGGACCCGCGCGCACTGGGCGACATCCTGCGGGGCAGCGAACTGACCATGAACATCGACCCCACCCATTTCTTCGGCGCGGAGGGGCAGGTGCTGGGCGACACCACGTGGAGCAACGCCTTCCACCTGGCGGACAGGGGCATCATGCCGCGCGGGGCGCACTACCTTGCCTTTCGCGACGAGATAGAAAAGAGCGTGTTTCCCGAACTGTCGGGCCAACCCGCGCGGGCCAACGAACGCCCCCTGTATGCGGCCCTGAACGTGGCGGGCGTGCGCAACGGCGCTGCCGCCAACTACGGTTCGTGCGTGTTCGTGCTGCGGCCGGAAACGGCCCAGCGCGCCACCTACACGGTGGACGACACCTTCGTCACCGTGCCCATGCAGTTCGGCGCCCAGCGCACCGCCGCCCTGAACGCCCAGCTGGACGCCCTGCGTGAAGGCGCCCTGCCCGGCCTGCCCGCGGACGCCGCCGCAGAGCTCCGCAACCCGGAATCGCAACTGCGGCGCGACCTTTCCGCCGCGCTGGCCCGCGTGCCCGAGGGCGCGCAGATGACCCTGAAGCAGTTCGAGGCGCTGGTGGCGCAGGCCGGTGTGCGCGGCGAAATGGGCGCCATCGGCAACGACTGGGTACGCCCCATGCTGGTGCGCGCCCTTGCCGATGCCGATGCCCAGCGTGCCCGCACCGCCACCTTCGACACGCTGGAAAACCTGCTGCCGCACCTTGGCAACGTGGACGGCACCAGCCTGATGCACGCCGCCGCCACGGGCCGGAACACCCTTGCCCTGCAAGGCCGCTACATAGAGGCCCAGTTGCAGGGCACGTTCATTCCCGGTCGGGACGTTGCGGAAATCCGCATGGACGTCGGCGACCTGCTGGACTGGCGGGCACACACCGTCGACGCGGCCAAGGTGGCGAACCTTGTGGAATTCGCCAGTGCCCACGACATCAAGCTGACCTTCATGGACTTTACCGATGTGGGCGCCGCGCGCGGATGGCAGCAACAGGCCGTGGCGCAGCTGCGCGGCATGGGGGTGCCCTTCCTGTCGCAGGCGGACATCGACGCCTCGCGCGACAGGAGCGTCGAGCGTCAGCAACTGGCGCAAAGCACCGCCTTCGGCACCTCGCACCAGTCCGTGGCAGAGTTGCGCACTGCCGCCGCCGCGCTGCTGGACGGCAATGCCGAGGAATTCAACGCCCGCCTGCTCAGCCTGCTGCCCCCCGGCACCGACCTTGCCGAAGTTCCCCTTGCCGGGGCCGCGCTGGACCGGGTGAAGTCCCGCTTCCGCGAAAACGTGGAACGGGCGATCTCCACCGCTGATGCCGAGGGGCGCGGCGTGAACATGGAGGCGGTGCTTTCCGACGCCATCCGCGCCGCCGCCGAACGGCCCATCACGCAAAAGGCCGCCCTGCTGCGCGACATGGCAAGCCTGCACTTCGACAACGAGGCGCAGCGCGCCGCCTTTCGCAGTTGGGTCGTCAGCGCCCGCGCCCTGACCAATCCGCTGGAAATGCGCATGATCCATGCCAACGCCATGGCCCAGGTAGCCCGCATGGAACGCCTTGGCCCCAACCCGCCGCTGGATGCCCTGGTACGCGAATTCGCCACCGGCGTGGGCAACCTTGGCGTCAGCATCGACGCCTTCCGCGCGCAAACCAATCCCGAGGAATTCGGGCCGGACGACGTGTTCACCGAATTCAACCGCACCGCCTTCATGGCCGCCACCCTGCTGCATGCCAGCAACCCGGCGCTGGCGGGCAGCATGCTGGAAGCGCTGGAATCACCCGCCGCCCGCAACCTGCGCGGGGTGTGCTTCAAGCTGCACGACCCGGCCAACGACCCGCTGTTTCCGTCGGACGGGCTGTCCACCGCGCGCTTTCTGGGCGACTTCATGAACTACACGGCCACCGGCCTTGCCCAGCAGCTGGACCGGCCCAAGCCCCAGCAACCGGGCTTTGCCGCCCCGCTCGACTACGTGCCGCCCACCGTGCGGGGGGCGCTTGCCGGGGCCATACCCGGCCTTGGCGCCGCACTGGACACCCACTTTCCGGCCAAGGCGCCGCGCACCATCGCGCCCTTTCCCGCGCCGACCACCCCCGGTGGCCTGACCGCGGCCACCCAGGCGCAGCGCCGCGGCTTCTTCACCGGCATGCTGGAGCGCTACCGCCACCACGAGGAAACGTTTGACGGCGACGTGGGCGTACACGGCATGGGGCACGCCTGCCGGGGGTTCATCTTTGCCAACGTCATGGCCAACATCATGCGCGAACGGGGCGTGCCCGTGGACAAGAACGCCGTGCTCTGCGGCATCGCCGCGCACGACAGCGGGCGTGAATCCAACGGCAGCGACGTGTACGAAACGCAAAGCGCCGACATCGGCATGCAGGCCATGCGCACCGCCTTTGGCGTGGAATCGTTCGGCGAGGCCTTCGAAACCCAGTACCGCCTCCAGATCGACGACCCGGACCACCGCGACCAGCACAGGCCGCTGACGGCAGAAGCCCTGCTGATGCAGAGCGCGGATTCGCTGGACATCAGCCGCACGCAGGACTTCGATCCGGCGCGCTTCCCCTTCCTGCGCGAACCGGTCACCCTGCCCGATGGCCGCATCCTGCCGCAGGACGACCGCCTGCGCGAACAGCTGGCGCACGAGGCCGCGCTGCTGCAACGGCTGACCGACCCCGCCGTGTACGCCCGGCCCCTGATGCACGACCTGATGCGGCAAATGGCGGAAGCCCCCGACCCCTCGATACCGGCGGGGCAACTGGGCGAAGTCAAGGCCGCGGTGCGGCAGGATCTGGCGGAGTTGCGCACCCTGGACAACGACGCCTACCTCGCCCGCGTGGAAGACGCCCTGCGCACCCACGCGCACGAAATGCCGCTGCTTTCCCGGTACTACTTCCAGGCAGACTAG
- a CDS encoding ABC transporter ATP-binding protein: protein MLEIRDLHVCIGDVEVLKGIDLKIEAGETFILFGPNGSGKTTLLMTLMGFANYTVTQGQILFKGQDITHAPMYERARLGIGMSFQRPPTIHGLKTGLLVNMCARGREIDVEDLARKVNFDRFLERDVNAGFSGGEIKRSEMLQLMAQRPDLVLFDEPESGVDLENMALIGQTARQLLDGMPPASCSMKQQKARCKTSGLIITHTGYILEYVNADRGQVMYDGHLCCEARPRDILDHVSKYGYQECLRCLDSDTSLGQIKEAL from the coding sequence ATGCTCGAAATACGCGACCTGCACGTCTGCATCGGCGACGTAGAGGTTCTGAAAGGCATCGATCTCAAGATAGAAGCCGGCGAGACCTTCATCCTGTTCGGTCCCAACGGCTCCGGCAAGACCACCCTGCTCATGACCCTCATGGGCTTCGCCAACTATACCGTCACCCAGGGCCAGATACTCTTCAAGGGGCAGGACATCACCCATGCCCCCATGTACGAGCGCGCCCGCCTCGGCATCGGCATGTCGTTCCAGCGCCCGCCCACCATCCACGGCCTGAAGACCGGACTGCTGGTGAACATGTGCGCGCGTGGCCGCGAGATCGACGTGGAAGACCTGGCGCGCAAGGTGAATTTCGACAGGTTCCTGGAGCGCGACGTCAACGCCGGGTTCTCCGGCGGCGAGATCAAGCGGTCCGAAATGCTCCAGCTCATGGCCCAGCGGCCCGACCTGGTGCTGTTCGACGAGCCGGAATCTGGCGTTGACCTCGAGAACATGGCCCTCATCGGCCAGACTGCCCGCCAGTTGCTGGACGGCATGCCCCCGGCGTCCTGCTCGATGAAGCAGCAGAAGGCCCGCTGCAAGACCTCCGGCCTGATAATCACCCACACCGGCTACATTCTCGAATACGTCAACGCCGACCGCGGCCAGGTGATGTACGACGGGCACCTGTGCTGCGAGGCGCGGCCCCGCGACATCCTCGACCACGTCAGCAAGTACGGCTACCAGGAATGCCTGCGCTGTCTCGACAGCGACACTTCGCTCGGCCAGATCAAGGAGGCGCTGTAG
- a CDS encoding SufB/SufD family protein, with amino-acid sequence MAFKNVDLTRYSFEGAQADTIPDLSTLDEFDRKRLLYAGIDVNAKERSGSFMHMNHSGVHCQSTQEGLELMDIKQALKTYDGLPQYFWKMVDPNRDEYTRAAAEHLHGGYFIRARKGARIEAPVQSCLFIKGNGVGQNVHNVVIVEEGAEMHIITGCATAHGTREAAHLGISEFFVHKGGKLTFTMIHNWGEDTAVRPRSAGMLEEDAVLVNNYVLLKPVKDLQMYPTLTLAGRGSVARFNSVIVAPEGSYVDTGNRILLNAPDTRGEIIARTLTTGGTIINRGHIGAYQVPARGHLECKGLILGNGVIHAIPELEGTVDGVELSHEAAVGKIAQEEIEYLMARGLDEDEATSTIVRGFLNVDIMGLPRELEQAVEDQINQLDASDAM; translated from the coding sequence ATGGCTTTCAAGAACGTAGACCTTACGCGCTACAGCTTCGAAGGGGCGCAGGCAGACACCATCCCCGACCTTTCCACGCTGGACGAATTCGACCGCAAGCGGCTGCTGTACGCGGGCATCGACGTGAATGCCAAGGAACGCAGCGGCTCGTTCATGCACATGAACCACAGCGGCGTGCACTGCCAGTCCACCCAGGAAGGCCTGGAACTGATGGACATCAAGCAGGCCCTCAAGACCTATGACGGCCTGCCGCAGTACTTCTGGAAGATGGTGGACCCCAACCGCGACGAATACACCCGCGCGGCGGCGGAACACCTGCACGGCGGCTACTTCATCCGCGCCCGCAAGGGGGCCAGGATCGAAGCGCCCGTGCAGTCGTGCCTGTTCATCAAGGGCAATGGCGTGGGCCAGAACGTGCACAACGTGGTCATCGTGGAAGAAGGCGCGGAGATGCACATCATCACCGGCTGCGCCACTGCCCACGGCACGCGAGAGGCGGCGCACCTGGGCATTTCCGAATTCTTCGTGCACAAGGGCGGCAAGCTCACCTTCACCATGATCCACAACTGGGGCGAAGACACGGCGGTGCGTCCGCGTTCCGCCGGCATGCTCGAGGAAGACGCGGTGCTGGTGAACAACTACGTGCTGCTCAAGCCCGTGAAGGACTTGCAGATGTACCCCACCCTCACCCTTGCCGGGCGCGGGTCGGTGGCGCGGTTCAACTCGGTCATCGTGGCGCCGGAAGGCTCGTACGTGGATACGGGCAACCGCATCCTGCTCAACGCGCCCGACACCCGCGGCGAAATCATCGCCCGCACCCTGACCACCGGCGGCACCATCATCAACCGGGGGCACATCGGCGCCTACCAGGTGCCCGCGCGCGGCCACCTGGAGTGCAAGGGGCTGATCCTGGGCAACGGCGTCATCCATGCCATTCCGGAACTGGAAGGCACCGTGGACGGCGTGGAACTGTCCCACGAGGCCGCCGTCGGCAAGATCGCGCAGGAAGAGATCGAATACCTCATGGCGCGCGGCCTGGACGAGGACGAAGCCACCTCGACCATCGTGCGCGGCTTCCTGAACGTGGACATCATGGGCCTGCCCCGCGAACTGGAACAGGCCGTGGAAGACCAGATCAACCAGTTGGACGCCAGCGACGCCATGTAG
- a CDS encoding methyl-accepting chemotaxis protein, translated as MFRKFTIAKRIYALFAIMTLFLAGMAMGLYQVADHIAGAGIATAKETMLSAEKNRIQALTHSLAVSLGDLATGLGEEEQRSVIARGIERVRFDADQSGYFYVYKGTVSAAHPVQKQLVGKDLGDTKDREGKYYVRELSRVASAGGGFVTFVFPKPGMGDQPKLGYAESIPGTPFWVGTGIYLDNIQAAEAQVAASMEQVRTREVLYTYAVVLGLLLLVGLPVAYLLARSIVLPLREATRTAQDIAAGDLDRHIAVEGEDEVSALQSALDVMVTTLRGNIERMSAQQNEARRLAESASEAARNADEQARAAMASKEGMLEAAARLQRMTEDLGVSARELASRSATLSEGSRSQTTRVAETATAMEQMNASVMDVARSAADAARETEASRERARQGAEAVTATMDAMGELRQLAESLHENMRRLGGQSEAIGTVMSVINDIADQTNLLALNAAIEAARAGDAGRGFAVVADEVRKLAEKTMNATREVGETIKGIQSLTEANARSMDDSLRAMELAERRSADSGEVLRGILDMAVRVTGQVQAIAAAAEQQSAASEQITRSLAQVDGIARDNGRLVTEEDKEIRDLGRMAEQLRGLVTELQRKAG; from the coding sequence ATGTTCCGCAAGTTTACCATCGCCAAACGCATCTATGCCCTGTTCGCCATCATGACCCTGTTTCTGGCAGGAATGGCCATGGGGTTGTATCAGGTGGCGGACCACATTGCCGGGGCGGGCATCGCCACGGCCAAAGAGACCATGCTTTCGGCCGAGAAAAACCGCATTCAGGCGCTGACCCACTCGCTGGCTGTGTCCCTTGGTGATCTTGCAACAGGGCTTGGCGAGGAAGAGCAGCGGTCCGTCATTGCCAGGGGGATCGAGCGGGTGCGTTTTGACGCGGACCAGTCCGGTTACTTCTACGTCTACAAGGGTACGGTGAGCGCCGCGCACCCCGTGCAGAAACAACTGGTGGGCAAGGACCTGGGCGACACCAAGGACCGCGAGGGCAAGTACTACGTGCGCGAGCTGTCCCGCGTGGCATCTGCCGGGGGCGGCTTCGTGACCTTCGTGTTCCCCAAGCCGGGCATGGGCGACCAGCCCAAGCTGGGCTATGCCGAAAGCATTCCCGGCACTCCCTTCTGGGTGGGTACGGGCATCTACCTTGACAATATCCAGGCTGCCGAAGCGCAGGTGGCCGCTTCGATGGAGCAGGTGCGCACCCGCGAGGTGTTGTACACATACGCCGTCGTGTTGGGCCTGCTGCTCCTGGTGGGTCTGCCGGTGGCCTATCTGCTGGCCCGCTCCATCGTGCTGCCGCTGCGCGAGGCCACCCGCACCGCGCAGGACATCGCGGCGGGTGATCTTGACCGTCACATCGCCGTGGAGGGCGAGGACGAGGTCTCCGCCTTGCAGTCGGCCCTGGATGTGATGGTCACCACCCTGCGCGGCAATATCGAGCGCATGAGCGCCCAGCAGAACGAGGCCCGTCGCCTGGCCGAAAGCGCCAGCGAGGCCGCCCGCAATGCCGATGAGCAGGCCCGCGCCGCCATGGCCTCCAAGGAGGGCATGCTGGAGGCGGCTGCACGCCTGCAGCGCATGACCGAGGACCTTGGCGTGTCCGCGCGCGAACTGGCCAGCCGCTCGGCCACGCTGTCCGAGGGCTCGCGCTCGCAGACCACCCGCGTGGCTGAAACCGCCACCGCCATGGAGCAGATGAACGCCTCGGTCATGGACGTGGCCCGCAGCGCCGCCGATGCCGCCCGCGAGACGGAAGCCTCGCGCGAGCGGGCCCGCCAGGGGGCCGAGGCCGTTACCGCCACCATGGACGCCATGGGCGAACTGCGCCAGCTTGCCGAAAGTCTGCACGAGAACATGCGCAGGCTGGGCGGCCAGTCCGAGGCCATCGGCACGGTCATGAGCGTCATCAACGACATTGCGGACCAGACCAACCTGCTGGCCCTCAATGCCGCCATCGAGGCGGCCCGCGCCGGTGATGCCGGGCGCGGATTCGCCGTGGTGGCCGACGAGGTGCGCAAGCTGGCCGAAAAGACCATGAACGCCACCCGCGAGGTGGGAGAGACCATCAAGGGCATCCAGTCGCTGACCGAGGCCAACGCCCGCAGCATGGACGATTCGCTGCGGGCCATGGAACTGGCGGAGCGCCGTTCCGCCGATTCCGGCGAAGTGCTGCGCGGCATTCTGGATATGGCCGTGCGCGTCACCGGGCAGGTGCAGGCCATTGCCGCGGCGGCAGAGCAGCAGTCCGCCGCGTCGGAGCAGATTACCCGCAGCCTTGCGCAGGTGGACGGGATTGCCCGTGACAATGGGCGACTGGTTACCGAAGAGGACAAGGAAATCCGTGACCTGGGGCGCATGGCCGAACAACTGCGCGGGCTGGTGACGGAGTTGCAGCGCAAGGCCGGATAG
- a CDS encoding YciI family protein — MFIVSLVYVKPLDQVDALLDAHVAWLREGYAAGVFLASGRKTPRTGGIILASGDRASLDAWLERDPFRVAGVATCAVTEFTASMTAPALAALQGL; from the coding sequence ATGTTCATCGTCTCGCTTGTCTACGTGAAGCCGCTGGACCAGGTGGATGCCCTGCTGGACGCCCATGTGGCCTGGCTGCGTGAGGGTTACGCGGCCGGTGTCTTTCTGGCATCCGGACGCAAGACGCCCCGAACCGGCGGAATCATCCTGGCATCCGGCGACAGGGCCAGCCTGGACGCCTGGCTGGAGCGCGACCCGTTTCGCGTGGCCGGGGTGGCAACCTGCGCGGTGACCGAATTCACCGCGTCCATGACCGCCCCAGCGCTTGCAGCGCTGCAAGGACTGTAG
- a CDS encoding type III secretion system chaperone: protein MTIQELLHELGTRMGTGPLTLDGQTPCTLCFDGKYVVTLYHDPDDRALLAAAPVGAAGAGFGHLREDDLRALLTDACLGARTGGAAFGLSPETGELLLWKRWNDEFPDYPALETALNGFLAQLDHWQTHRPERTDGTPRPATGMAPTATPEETPGNMPYTGNMLRI, encoded by the coding sequence ATGACCATCCAGGAACTGCTGCACGAACTGGGAACCCGCATGGGCACAGGCCCGCTCACCCTTGATGGGCAAACCCCCTGCACCCTGTGCTTTGACGGCAAGTACGTCGTCACCCTGTACCACGACCCGGACGACCGGGCCCTGCTGGCCGCCGCCCCCGTGGGGGCCGCGGGAGCCGGGTTCGGCCACCTGCGCGAGGACGACCTGCGGGCGCTGCTGACCGATGCCTGCCTGGGCGCCCGCACGGGCGGGGCCGCCTTCGGCCTTTCTCCCGAAACGGGCGAACTGCTGCTGTGGAAGCGCTGGAACGACGAGTTCCCCGACTACCCCGCGCTGGAGACGGCGCTGAACGGGTTCCTTGCCCAGCTGGACCACTGGCAGACCCACCGCCCCGAAAGGACGGACGGCACGCCGCGCCCCGCAACCGGCATGGCCCCCACCGCAACGCCGGAAGAAACGCCCGGCAACATGCCGTATACCGGCAACATGCTGCGCATCTGA